In the genome of Candidatus Nezhaarchaeota archaeon, one region contains:
- a CDS encoding SAM-dependent methyltransferase, whose translation MIKIAIEHLEPHLSRWLWLEYRHAVKLAAGKIEFTNVKREDHLQALSKLAPSHREGVLELYSPDALIILDPQAPVKLSPGDLEGDVVVVVGGILGDHPPRGRTYKLLTSKAKGARARNIGAHQFSIDGAVYVALRVAEGVRVEEVPVKVGITVKAPPFTVHLPYAYPLRRGRPVVSRELIEYLKSGIVEDEERLIRGDVVEVTTTRDG comes from the coding sequence TTGATAAAGATAGCAATAGAGCACCTAGAGCCTCACCTAAGTAGGTGGCTTTGGCTCGAGTACCGACACGCCGTAAAGCTGGCCGCGGGGAAGATCGAGTTTACTAACGTAAAGCGCGAAGACCACCTCCAAGCCCTCTCTAAGCTAGCTCCATCTCATCGCGAGGGGGTGCTGGAGCTCTACTCGCCAGACGCCCTCATAATACTAGACCCGCAGGCCCCCGTTAAGCTAAGCCCAGGGGACTTGGAGGGCGACGTAGTCGTAGTAGTAGGAGGCATACTTGGAGACCATCCGCCTAGGGGGAGGACGTACAAGCTACTAACGAGCAAGGCGAAGGGGGCTAGGGCTAGGAACATAGGGGCCCACCAGTTCTCAATAGATGGAGCAGTCTACGTAGCGCTGAGGGTAGCTGAGGGGGTAAGGGTGGAAGAAGTGCCAGTTAAGGTGGGGATCACCGTAAAGGCCCCTCCGTTCACCGTACACCTACCCTACGCCTACCCACTAAGAAGAGGCAGGCCGGTCGTATCGAGGGAGCTCATCGAGTACCTTAAGTCGGGCATAGTAGAGGATGAAGAGAGGTTGATTAGAGGGGACGTAGTAGAGGTCACCACGACGAGGGATGGATGA
- a CDS encoding cation:proton antiporter: MVIEVEHVIVISVLASGVLFAWLFRRLGLVDVVGYVAGGLVLGFLLDLLGTDLEPKGLFIEPLIWLGLVLFSFRIGTSIELGGVFLSRVLALELVVYLVQWVAASFIASALSLDLSTRIALFFVLVNSSSIAVVFLGRTSAKMGVATKEFAYFQTHVEDLAQFILFTLLITGGMAILQPAGLAFHLVKVGGLVVIMLYLSKFVLRALSRSPLMVVRENKFFTSIVMALLFASVATLLGLPPLIGAFIAGASFALYSSVGDIGEKLDGLRDLGLLIYFTFLGLQFYLGLRHIGEAHVVIFAGVVIGLLAFISRAVGVFVGSLLSGLSVRNGVALALALTPLSEVGIVFLDALTEHGVVSEVSMYTLCTAVITSLAIFSVAVPRLEPRAAKIEGLFPRGFTQFMSTASREYVRRLAAVSSALAKVSVFAAAVLTISYANTAVVGLAKMLHLPALVAAFSTVASSAAVLAVFLLSLKRIVSPIVASFMLTPGRAEPLEKLFDTVVGGLAVVLQIQLLHEYVELAPLEPLHFIVVLAVAAIIGTTVYEVTKYLRQPALTHK, encoded by the coding sequence ATGGTGATCGAGGTAGAGCATGTTATCGTCATCTCCGTGCTGGCGTCCGGCGTACTATTTGCATGGCTATTTCGTAGACTAGGCCTCGTGGACGTTGTAGGCTACGTCGCCGGAGGCCTAGTGCTTGGCTTCCTCCTAGACCTGCTTGGTACTGACCTAGAGCCTAAGGGGCTCTTCATAGAGCCGCTGATCTGGCTAGGCCTCGTGCTCTTCTCCTTTAGGATTGGCACGTCTATAGAGCTCGGCGGCGTTTTTCTAAGCAGAGTCTTAGCCTTAGAGCTAGTCGTCTATCTAGTTCAGTGGGTCGCGGCTAGCTTCATCGCCTCAGCACTAAGCTTAGACCTATCGACGAGAATAGCCCTCTTCTTCGTCTTAGTGAACAGCTCATCCATAGCTGTGGTCTTCCTCGGAAGGACCTCGGCTAAGATGGGCGTAGCTACTAAGGAGTTTGCATACTTCCAGACGCACGTAGAAGACTTGGCCCAGTTCATACTATTTACACTACTCATCACTGGGGGCATGGCGATCCTACAGCCAGCGGGGCTAGCTTTTCATCTGGTTAAGGTCGGAGGCCTCGTGGTGATCATGCTATACCTCTCGAAATTCGTGCTTCGCGCTCTCAGCAGGTCTCCGTTGATGGTCGTGAGGGAGAACAAGTTTTTCACCTCTATAGTTATGGCGCTGCTGTTTGCCTCGGTTGCAACTTTGTTAGGCTTACCACCACTAATCGGCGCCTTTATAGCGGGCGCGTCATTTGCCCTCTACTCGAGTGTAGGTGACATAGGGGAGAAGCTTGATGGGCTGAGGGACCTCGGCTTACTCATATACTTCACGTTCCTCGGGCTTCAGTTCTACCTAGGGCTTAGGCATATTGGTGAAGCCCACGTAGTGATATTCGCAGGGGTAGTGATCGGCCTACTAGCGTTTATCTCTAGGGCCGTAGGGGTTTTCGTAGGATCGCTGCTCTCAGGGCTCAGCGTAAGGAACGGCGTCGCCTTAGCGTTGGCACTCACGCCACTAAGTGAGGTAGGCATAGTGTTTCTAGACGCATTAACGGAGCACGGCGTCGTCTCCGAGGTCTCTATGTATACGCTGTGCACGGCAGTCATTACCTCGCTCGCAATCTTTAGCGTAGCTGTACCGAGGCTAGAGCCTAGGGCAGCTAAGATAGAGGGCTTATTCCCAAGGGGGTTCACGCAGTTCATGTCAACAGCCTCCCGGGAGTATGTGAGAAGGTTAGCTGCAGTGTCATCAGCTCTAGCCAAGGTCTCTGTATTTGCAGCCGCGGTGCTGACTATATCCTACGCGAACACCGCAGTCGTGGGCCTAGCTAAGATGCTCCACTTACCAGCCTTAGTAGCCGCCTTCTCGACGGTGGCGTCTTCAGCAGCCGTGCTCGCAGTGTTCTTGCTTTCGCTTAAGAGGATCGTCTCCCCGATAGTAGCGAGCTTCATGCTCACCCCGGGGAGAGCTGAGCCCTTAGAGAAGCTTTTTGACACCGTGGTAGGCGGCCTAGCCGTAGTGCTGCAAATACAACTGCTCCACGAGTACGTCGAGCTCGCGCCACTAGAGCCGCTGCACTTTATCGTAGTATTGGCAGTCGCTGCGATAATAGGCACCACGGTCTATGAAGTAACCAAGTACTTAAGGCAGCCTGCGCTAACGCATAAGTAG
- a CDS encoding RsmD family RNA methyltransferase: MAELRLYGFKSLNMPVLTSEVARTALKAWREGLRTITLTYNLGLSRAMVELTSEGMVIEGRTVSYDELQLALRDEDALFIVEPHGRLRKAILYSEGRLYKLKKVVEDGAPTLEVSGVPIHRIEGTKPWEDAIQKVSLVKVEKGARVLDLCTGLGYTAIASMISGASEVWTIEKDANVLRMAEANPWSRGLEDPRIVKVLGDVTKVLANFSEGEFKAVIHDPPSITQASELYTVELYREIHRLLEGGGRLAHFVGPTVSRARGMDLMQAVSKRLKSVGFMVKVDKEAMGVLAIKE; this comes from the coding sequence GTGGCTGAGTTGAGGCTATACGGGTTTAAGAGCTTAAACATGCCGGTGCTTACGAGTGAGGTAGCGCGTACAGCGCTTAAAGCATGGAGGGAGGGGCTTCGAACCATAACCCTCACCTACAACCTAGGCCTCTCCAGGGCCATGGTCGAGTTGACCAGCGAGGGCATGGTCATCGAGGGTAGGACGGTGAGCTACGACGAGCTCCAGCTAGCCTTGAGGGACGAAGACGCCCTCTTCATAGTCGAGCCCCACGGTAGGCTGAGGAAGGCTATCCTCTATTCCGAAGGGAGGCTATATAAGCTAAAGAAGGTCGTTGAGGATGGAGCGCCGACTCTGGAAGTTAGTGGCGTGCCCATCCATAGGATTGAGGGGACTAAGCCTTGGGAAGACGCCATACAGAAGGTTAGCCTAGTGAAGGTTGAGAAAGGAGCTAGGGTCCTAGACCTATGCACAGGGCTAGGCTATACCGCGATAGCGTCGATGATAAGCGGGGCCTCTGAAGTATGGACTATAGAGAAGGATGCCAACGTCCTTAGGATGGCTGAGGCCAATCCGTGGTCAAGGGGGCTTGAAGACCCGCGGATAGTTAAGGTGCTGGGGGACGTCACAAAGGTCTTAGCTAATTTTAGCGAGGGGGAGTTTAAGGCCGTAATCCACGACCCGCCCTCCATAACTCAAGCCTCTGAGCTATACACCGTGGAGCTATACAGAGAGATACATAGGTTGCTGGAGGGAGGAGGGAGGCTCGCTCACTTCGTCGGCCCCACTGTCTCTAGAGCGAGGGGGATGGATCTTATGCAAGCCGTATCCAAGAGGCTAAAGTCTGTCGGCTTCATGGTGAAGGTGGACAAGGAGGCTATGGGGGTACTAGCAATTAAGGAGTGA
- a CDS encoding TIGR00296 family protein, producing the protein MKLSEGEFLVRLARRAVEVYLAEGKQISPPENTPERLKERQGVFVTINSFEPFEGRVFKRLRGCIGYPEPILPLVEATIDAAISSATRDPRFRPLTLKELGKVVFEVSVLSPLELVEAPRAVELPKRIKVGRDGLVVARGPFKGLLLPQVAIEWGWDEETFLSEACMKAGLFPDAWLLEGTKVYRFEAEVFEELEPGGKVIKKELAAAR; encoded by the coding sequence TTGAAGCTTAGTGAAGGAGAGTTTCTTGTAAGGCTTGCTAGAAGAGCGGTGGAGGTCTACTTGGCTGAAGGTAAGCAGATAAGCCCCCCTGAAAATACCCCGGAGAGGCTTAAGGAGAGGCAGGGGGTGTTCGTAACCATTAATAGCTTCGAGCCCTTCGAGGGGAGGGTGTTTAAGAGGCTCAGGGGGTGCATAGGCTACCCGGAGCCCATACTTCCGCTCGTAGAGGCTACTATAGACGCTGCCATAAGCTCAGCCACTAGGGATCCTAGGTTCCGCCCACTAACCCTTAAGGAACTGGGGAAAGTCGTTTTCGAGGTCAGCGTCCTATCGCCGCTAGAGCTAGTCGAGGCGCCGAGGGCCGTTGAGCTACCCAAGAGGATTAAAGTCGGGAGGGATGGGCTAGTTGTAGCGAGGGGGCCCTTTAAGGGGCTGCTCCTTCCACAAGTAGCTATAGAGTGGGGCTGGGACGAGGAAACCTTTCTCTCAGAGGCCTGTATGAAGGCAGGGCTATTCCCAGACGCGTGGCTACTAGAGGGGACGAAAGTCTATCGCTTTGAGGCAGAGGTCTTTGAGGAGCTAGAGCCAGGAGGTAAAGTAATTAAGAAGGAGCTCGCCGCCGCAAGGTAG
- a CDS encoding ribbon-helix-helix domain-containing protein, translating to MSSKNELRILTVHLPEAYIRGLDELVSRRLYPSRSEAIRVAVRDLLKAELWEGGSSQRAMKMYG from the coding sequence ATGAGCTCTAAGAATGAACTTAGAATACTCACTGTTCACCTACCAGAGGCTTACATAAGAGGGCTCGATGAGCTAGTAAGCAGGAGGCTCTACCCCAGTAGGAGCGAGGCAATTAGGGTGGCAGTTAGAGACCTCTTAAAAGCTGAGCTCTGGGAAGGGGGCTCTAGCCAGAGGGCGATGAAGATGTACGGCTAA
- a CDS encoding CoA pyrophosphatase — protein sequence MRRLGLSGWLKRELKKLLDPVEVVPPLSPSTAAVIALLSRADGLAVLLIKRRRRAGDPWSGHVALPGGFMLSSDLSLLNAALRELYEEVGVKLRRGDVLGTLPPQASVVKPEVIVVPYVAYLDRPPEVALGPEVEAARWFSLRLLRAGRACVELEDGKEEVDAFLVDGWVVWGLTYRIISELLSRMRPLLDRLAH from the coding sequence ATGCGGAGGCTTGGCTTAAGCGGCTGGTTAAAGAGAGAGCTCAAGAAGCTCCTCGACCCGGTAGAGGTCGTGCCTCCTCTTAGTCCCTCCACGGCCGCTGTAATCGCTCTTCTCTCTCGAGCTGATGGACTAGCTGTGCTATTAATTAAGCGTCGTAGGAGGGCGGGGGATCCTTGGTCTGGCCACGTAGCTCTGCCGGGCGGGTTTATGTTGTCTAGCGACTTAAGCCTGCTCAATGCTGCGCTAAGGGAGCTCTATGAAGAGGTAGGCGTGAAGCTGAGGAGGGGAGACGTGCTAGGCACGCTGCCTCCTCAGGCCTCGGTCGTTAAGCCTGAGGTTATAGTGGTGCCTTACGTAGCGTACCTAGATCGGCCGCCTGAGGTAGCCCTAGGCCCAGAGGTAGAAGCCGCCAGGTGGTTTTCCTTGAGGCTGCTTAGAGCCGGTAGGGCATGCGTAGAGCTGGAGGATGGCAAGGAGGAGGTTGACGCCTTCTTAGTCGATGGATGGGTGGTGTGGGGTCTAACGTATAGGATAATTAGCGAGCTCTTAAGTAGAATGAGGCCTCTCCTCGACAGGCTAGCTCATTAG
- a CDS encoding DUF5615 family PIN-like protein, which translates to MRGARLLVDSMCGRLTRWLRMLGIDTAYLREGGDEELLSRAKDEGRVLVTRDEELYERAVREGVSTILIKSHYLVEQLAYVVSRLGYEPRVVPDYSRCPSCNSPLRRALGEEVSGLVPEGSLKAHREFWRCTGCAKVYWKGRHFTNIEKVLSQVKEAMPKLKRLSIRGKGIEA; encoded by the coding sequence TTGAGAGGGGCGAGGCTGCTCGTAGACTCTATGTGTGGAAGGCTAACGAGGTGGCTTAGGATGCTAGGTATTGACACAGCCTACTTAAGGGAGGGGGGAGACGAAGAGCTCTTGAGTAGAGCGAAGGACGAAGGGAGGGTGCTAGTGACTAGGGACGAGGAGCTGTACGAGAGGGCCGTTAGGGAGGGGGTCTCCACGATCCTAATTAAAAGCCACTACTTAGTAGAGCAGCTAGCCTACGTAGTAAGTAGGCTTGGGTATGAGCCTAGAGTAGTACCTGACTATTCTAGATGCCCCAGCTGTAACTCACCGCTAAGGAGGGCCTTAGGAGAGGAAGTGAGCGGCCTAGTTCCTGAGGGATCCCTTAAGGCGCATAGAGAGTTTTGGAGGTGCACTGGGTGCGCAAAAGTATACTGGAAGGGGAGGCACTTTACGAACATAGAGAAGGTGCTGAGCCAAGTGAAGGAGGCCATGCCTAAGCTTAAGAGGCTAAGCATAAGGGGGAAAGGGATTGAAGCTTAG
- a CDS encoding AAA family ATPase, which produces MKRPVLVEDLDLPAPWIEALKDNGIRLAPQLALAQPSSIARILGASLASAREVVREAARRLGLERQWVEEVEAHGEKVTTCSLNLDRLLNGGIEVGWVTELYGPFASGKTQLCHQLCVNAQLGKKQGGLGSKAAYIDTEGSFRPERAREMAEALGLDLAEALRNIVVFRPSSVKEQMAAVSELKQMAKKVRLVAVDTVINLFRAEYSEEVIERQWRLLLHLRQLQELAELGVAVVVANHVVTEPSGVEVPAGGVVLDAGIVKIKLSRHRGLWRAELEASPYLPEGEALFRISREGVRDP; this is translated from the coding sequence TTGAAGAGGCCGGTCTTAGTAGAGGACCTAGACCTGCCGGCTCCGTGGATCGAGGCGTTAAAGGACAATGGAATAAGGCTAGCCCCTCAACTCGCCCTCGCCCAGCCTAGCTCAATAGCTAGGATACTGGGAGCGAGCTTAGCTAGTGCTAGGGAGGTGGTTCGAGAAGCTGCTAGACGGCTCGGCCTTGAGAGGCAGTGGGTAGAAGAGGTCGAGGCCCACGGAGAGAAGGTAACTACCTGTAGCCTTAACCTAGATAGGCTCCTCAACGGGGGGATCGAGGTGGGCTGGGTGACTGAGCTCTACGGCCCCTTCGCCTCAGGTAAGACGCAGCTATGCCACCAGCTCTGCGTTAATGCTCAGCTAGGCAAGAAGCAGGGAGGGCTTGGGTCTAAGGCGGCCTACATAGACACCGAGGGGTCCTTTAGGCCTGAGAGGGCTAGGGAGATGGCTGAGGCCCTAGGCCTAGATTTAGCAGAGGCCCTTCGAAACATAGTGGTCTTCAGGCCTAGCAGCGTTAAAGAACAGATGGCGGCGGTAAGCGAGCTTAAGCAAATGGCTAAGAAGGTGAGGCTAGTGGCCGTAGATACGGTGATAAACTTGTTTAGGGCCGAGTACAGCGAAGAAGTGATTGAGAGGCAGTGGAGGTTACTGCTACACTTAAGACAGCTCCAGGAGCTAGCTGAGCTAGGGGTGGCCGTCGTAGTGGCTAACCACGTAGTGACTGAGCCGAGCGGAGTAGAGGTGCCGGCTGGAGGAGTAGTGTTAGACGCCGGTATAGTTAAGATTAAGCTTAGCAGGCACCGAGGGCTATGGAGGGCTGAGCTCGAAGCTAGCCCCTACCTACCTGAGGGGGAGGCGCTATTTAGGATAAGTAGGGAGGGAGTGAGAGATCCGTAG
- a CDS encoding radical SAM protein yields MVRVIEVKAKRALTPSGIYGVDYSLNPYVGCQHACVYCYVPYSYRAITPAEWGKVVKAKVNLAPLLGRELKSIAPCKVLIGSITDPYQPLEARLGLTKACLEILRRADADVVVLTKSSLLKRDLDALGSLRNCEVGVTVTTLKAYQWLEPNSPPPSERLSAIREASTVGLDTFVFLGPLIPTIVDLELDLILDAVVEAGCRRVVVDKLRLRPGMVQALIKSLSFLKNPLPVIEKAKSPEYYEELKAKIFAHAKDRGIEAVFCY; encoded by the coding sequence GTGGTAAGGGTCATTGAGGTGAAGGCGAAGAGGGCGTTAACGCCAAGCGGGATTTACGGTGTAGACTACTCATTAAATCCGTACGTTGGCTGTCAGCACGCCTGCGTATATTGTTACGTCCCCTATAGCTACCGCGCCATCACCCCGGCTGAGTGGGGCAAGGTGGTTAAGGCTAAGGTTAATCTAGCCCCCCTCCTAGGTAGGGAGTTGAAGTCCATAGCTCCATGCAAGGTACTGATAGGGAGCATAACTGACCCCTATCAACCATTAGAGGCAAGGTTAGGCTTGACGAAGGCCTGCTTAGAAATTCTTAGGAGGGCGGACGCCGACGTAGTGGTCCTGACAAAGTCGAGCCTGCTTAAGAGGGACCTTGACGCCCTAGGCTCCTTGAGAAACTGCGAAGTAGGGGTCACGGTGACTACGCTGAAGGCCTACCAGTGGCTCGAGCCTAACTCACCACCACCCTCTGAGAGGCTGAGTGCGATTAGAGAGGCCTCCACGGTGGGCCTAGACACCTTCGTCTTCCTAGGCCCCCTCATACCCACTATTGTCGATTTAGAGCTCGACCTAATCCTCGATGCTGTAGTGGAGGCTGGATGCAGGAGGGTGGTCGTCGATAAGCTTAGGCTCAGGCCGGGGATGGTCCAGGCCTTAATTAAGTCCCTCTCCTTTCTCAAAAACCCCCTCCCGGTTATTGAGAAGGCTAAGAGCCCCGAGTATTACGAAGAGCTTAAGGCTAAGATCTTCGCCCACGCTAAGGATAGGGGCATCGAGGCTGTGTTCTGCTACTAA
- a CDS encoding Nre family DNA repair protein: MDRPRKFVKLVKRRIPWLEHVIESEADARDLDPGEGLLAKVPRRSPCVQCKASRMLCGKPSCPIILRLRSYVKLAPKLSELRLYGSSPPALFVGRHGYPYVNIGPLVPPTLGDTSLLDSPEEWLGRGLGLEDLVDMRIKLFRGKHRAHVKEASDPKDIVAAVQELAMSRSSVDAEVEFAKRPIASLILDDEVQPMGPSGTMSRLTIGSTPTHSSLEAVCADLDLAAEEALMKLYLDGVPVSQIQRAFSSGIMGVKARRKLVPTRWSITAVDSLISRRLRDEIVKKSPEINEYRVYTLEVLGNIFLVLMMPGRWSYESIEAWYPGSAWNPDAESLAFCGDWEPYWGRTTYASMGGCYYAARLAVVEALSRERRQAQVLVLREARPSYLMPMGVWIVREAVRRALGGKPAVFNTAEEALAYVPSRLKISLAEWIKVSRLLSDLKRQEKITKYL, translated from the coding sequence ATGGATAGGCCGCGGAAGTTCGTAAAGCTAGTGAAACGGAGGATCCCATGGCTAGAGCACGTTATCGAGAGCGAGGCAGACGCCCGAGACCTAGACCCTGGCGAAGGGCTACTGGCGAAGGTACCGAGGAGGAGCCCCTGTGTTCAGTGTAAGGCATCTAGGATGCTCTGCGGCAAGCCTAGCTGCCCAATAATTCTTAGGCTTAGGAGCTACGTGAAGCTAGCCCCTAAGCTAAGCGAGCTGCGCCTCTACGGCTCAAGCCCACCAGCGCTCTTCGTAGGCAGGCATGGCTATCCGTACGTAAACATAGGCCCCCTAGTCCCGCCTACGCTCGGAGATACGAGCCTACTAGACTCGCCAGAGGAGTGGCTTGGTAGGGGGCTGGGGCTTGAAGACCTCGTAGACATGAGGATTAAGCTATTTAGGGGTAAGCATAGAGCCCACGTAAAGGAGGCCTCGGACCCCAAGGACATAGTAGCAGCAGTTCAAGAGCTCGCTATGTCTAGGTCCTCCGTCGATGCTGAAGTAGAGTTTGCCAAGAGGCCTATAGCGTCGCTGATCTTAGACGACGAAGTCCAGCCCATGGGGCCCTCAGGGACTATGAGCAGGTTAACGATAGGCTCCACGCCAACGCACAGTAGCTTAGAGGCTGTGTGCGCAGACCTAGACCTCGCCGCCGAGGAGGCGTTAATGAAGCTCTACTTAGACGGGGTCCCGGTATCTCAAATACAGAGGGCCTTTAGCTCCGGGATAATGGGGGTTAAGGCTAGGAGGAAGCTAGTCCCTACTAGGTGGAGCATTACAGCTGTAGATAGCCTAATTTCGAGGAGGCTGAGGGACGAGATAGTGAAGAAGAGCCCTGAGATTAACGAGTACCGAGTGTACACGCTCGAAGTTCTAGGCAACATATTCCTGGTGCTAATGATGCCCGGCCGCTGGAGCTATGAGTCAATAGAGGCTTGGTACCCAGGCTCAGCTTGGAACCCTGACGCTGAGAGCTTAGCCTTCTGCGGAGATTGGGAGCCATACTGGGGGAGGACTACCTACGCTTCGATGGGGGGATGCTACTATGCAGCTAGGCTAGCCGTAGTGGAGGCTTTAAGCAGAGAGCGTAGACAAGCCCAAGTATTAGTGTTGAGGGAGGCTAGGCCCAGCTACTTAATGCCAATGGGGGTGTGGATTGTGAGGGAGGCTGTCAGAAGAGCCTTAGGAGGTAAACCCGCCGTCTTCAACACGGCTGAAGAGGCCCTCGCCTACGTACCCTCTAGGCTGAAAATAAGCCTCGCTGAGTGGATTAAGGTAAGTAGGCTGTTAAGCGACTTAAAGAGGCAGGAGAAGATTACGAAATACCTATAG
- a CDS encoding CBS domain-containing protein, translating into MRGLRLSVADVAHPNPLVAPSSMTVKEGAALMASEDAGCVVVTDAEGRPIGIVTEGDLVSRVLAKGLDPSTTTLGQVMSSPLITVRPSDSIIDALRLMSKMRVRHLVVMERGKVRGLVVDRDIVRVAPMLVEILAEKASIIVEEPLVKEGLAGHCDSCGEWSDNLMQVDGQMLCEECRLEYGIERA; encoded by the coding sequence ATGAGGGGGCTTAGGCTTAGCGTAGCAGACGTAGCCCACCCAAACCCCCTCGTGGCGCCTTCGTCGATGACGGTTAAAGAAGGCGCCGCGCTCATGGCCTCCGAGGACGCCGGCTGCGTAGTAGTTACTGACGCCGAGGGAAGGCCCATTGGTATAGTTACGGAGGGGGATCTAGTATCTAGGGTACTCGCTAAGGGCCTAGATCCGTCAACAACAACCCTAGGGCAGGTAATGTCCAGCCCACTAATAACGGTTAGGCCTAGCGATAGCATCATCGATGCCCTCAGGCTAATGTCTAAGATGAGGGTGCGCCACCTAGTCGTTATGGAGAGGGGGAAGGTGAGGGGGCTCGTAGTAGACAGGGACATAGTGAGGGTGGCCCCTATGCTCGTTGAGATCTTAGCTGAGAAGGCGTCGATAATCGTCGAGGAGCCCTTAGTTAAAGAGGGGCTGGCGGGGCATTGCGATAGCTGTGGCGAGTGGTCAGACAACTTAATGCAAGTGGACGGCCAGATGCTATGCGAAGAGTGTAGGCTTGAGTACGGGATTGAGAGGGCATAA
- the rqcH gene encoding ribosome rescue protein RqcH yields the protein MTALDVAAAVRELRQLVVGALVSNVYQALDGSIVLKLRRRGESFTLIGDALGRIGLTWVEYAKPSRPPSFCALLRKHIRGGRVVEVKQLGMDRVVAIDIVKEGSSRSLIFELVRGFNALLVEDGVIVGCLRPRRMKDRALLPRESYRPPPWRGLNPLLCSPEEFFNELRKHRGKLVPALVKAFNVSSEEAEEACLRAKVDREVEASGVSVEVAREIHRSLVELWRRVTEGELNPHVVLLKGEPATVLPIKLASIEGEEEGFPLFNEALDRYFTWLRGRLEEEERSARLREVEERLKDTLELQKAKLEELKRREAQLRAEAELIMSQLPTAQRAIEAAVKAVESGLRGREVLEAVRREAPEVEEVDLAAKTVRVKLDGREVVLSYLSTAAQNASRVYEEAKEAERKARRVEEAMKSTLEQALKAERKVKEEAPSFKRRAWYEEFRWFYTSNSLLVVGGRDSSQNEKLVRKYLSEGDVFLHADIYGAPVVVVKQGVKAAEEDLREAAQFAVAYSRAWREGRLQGDAYWVWPSQVSKTPPSGEYLPRGAFMVRGERNYLRGVPLELAVGIDGEGRVIGGPAVPVAKRAKRYVVLAPGHTSPSSLAKEVAAKLELPQSRVEEVSRFMPPGPSRIIKVVKEDTSEGAK from the coding sequence ATGACGGCGTTAGACGTAGCAGCCGCCGTAAGGGAGCTGAGGCAGTTAGTAGTAGGCGCCCTAGTAAGCAACGTATACCAGGCGCTAGATGGATCTATAGTCTTAAAGCTAAGGAGGCGCGGAGAAAGCTTTACGCTCATAGGCGATGCGCTAGGTAGAATCGGGCTAACTTGGGTGGAGTACGCTAAGCCAAGCAGGCCTCCATCCTTCTGCGCCCTCCTGAGGAAGCATATTAGGGGGGGTAGGGTTGTCGAAGTAAAGCAGTTAGGCATGGACAGGGTGGTCGCTATAGACATAGTTAAGGAGGGCTCGTCGCGCAGCCTAATTTTCGAGCTAGTTAGGGGCTTCAACGCCCTGCTCGTTGAAGACGGCGTAATAGTAGGGTGCCTACGCCCAAGAAGGATGAAGGATAGAGCCCTACTACCAAGGGAGAGCTACCGCCCTCCTCCTTGGAGGGGGCTAAACCCACTTCTCTGCAGCCCAGAGGAGTTCTTCAACGAGCTGAGGAAGCATAGAGGTAAGCTCGTGCCAGCCTTAGTTAAGGCGTTTAACGTATCTAGCGAGGAAGCCGAGGAGGCGTGTCTTAGAGCTAAGGTAGATAGGGAGGTTGAGGCTAGCGGCGTGAGCGTGGAGGTGGCTAGGGAGATACATAGGAGCCTAGTAGAGCTGTGGAGGAGGGTTACTGAAGGCGAGCTAAACCCTCACGTAGTACTTTTAAAGGGGGAGCCCGCCACCGTCCTCCCGATTAAGCTAGCCTCTATAGAGGGTGAAGAGGAGGGCTTCCCATTATTCAACGAGGCTTTAGATCGCTACTTCACCTGGCTAAGGGGGAGGCTGGAGGAGGAAGAGAGGTCAGCTAGGCTTAGGGAAGTAGAGGAGAGGCTTAAGGACACCTTAGAGCTGCAGAAGGCAAAGCTCGAGGAGCTGAAGAGAAGAGAGGCCCAGCTGAGAGCTGAAGCTGAGCTGATTATGAGCCAGCTGCCTACTGCTCAGCGAGCCATAGAGGCCGCGGTCAAGGCCGTCGAAAGCGGGCTGAGAGGTAGAGAGGTGCTAGAGGCTGTGAGGAGGGAGGCCCCTGAAGTAGAGGAGGTGGACTTAGCGGCTAAGACGGTACGCGTTAAGCTCGACGGGCGAGAGGTAGTCCTTAGCTACTTGAGCACAGCGGCTCAAAATGCCTCGAGGGTCTACGAGGAGGCAAAGGAGGCCGAGCGTAAGGCTAGGAGGGTCGAGGAGGCCATGAAGTCAACCCTAGAGCAGGCTTTAAAGGCTGAGCGTAAGGTCAAGGAGGAGGCCCCTAGCTTTAAGCGTAGGGCGTGGTATGAAGAATTTAGGTGGTTCTACACTTCAAACAGCCTCCTAGTCGTAGGTGGAAGGGACTCTTCGCAAAACGAGAAGCTAGTTAGGAAGTATTTGAGCGAGGGCGATGTCTTCCTCCACGCAGACATATACGGAGCGCCCGTGGTCGTAGTGAAGCAAGGGGTAAAGGCAGCCGAGGAAGATCTAAGGGAGGCAGCTCAATTCGCTGTAGCGTACTCAAGGGCGTGGAGGGAGGGGAGGCTTCAAGGAGACGCTTACTGGGTCTGGCCGAGCCAAGTATCTAAGACGCCTCCTTCGGGCGAGTACCTTCCAAGGGGAGCGTTCATGGTGAGGGGGGAGCGTAACTATTTGAGGGGAGTGCCCTTAGAGCTAGCCGTAGGCATAGATGGCGAAGGAAGGGTGATCGGGGGGCCCGCGGTCCCGGTGGCAAAGAGAGCTAAGAGGTACGTTGTGCTAGCCCCTGGCCACACCTCACCTTCAAGCTTAGCTAAGGAGGTAGCGGCTAAGCTAGAGCTACCTCAGAGCAGGGTTGAGGAGGTAAGTAGGTTTATGCCACCGGGCCCTAGTAGGATTATTAAGGTAGTCAAGGAGGATACCAGTGAGGGAGCTAAATGA